The sequence below is a genomic window from Aureispira sp. CCB-E.
CGCACCTAAATGCGTTTCGTGCAGCGCTGGTAAAAACTGTTCGTGATTTTTATGGTAAAAATTATGATGCAGCAGATATTCGGAGTGCGATTGTTGCAGCAATTAGTGTGCGTGTTCAAGAACCTATTTTTGAGTCACAAACTAAAACAAAATTAGGTTCCATTAATGTAGGTCCTCAAGGTCCTAGTTTGAATGTCTTTGTAGGGGATTTTATCAAAGAAAAGCTAGATAACTTTTTGCACAAAAACCCAGAAGTTGCAACTGCCTTACAGAAGCGTATTGTTCAGTCTGAACGAGAGCGCAAAGAAATTGCAGGAATCAAAAAGTTGGCAAATACTAGAGCTAAGAAAGCGAATTTGCACAATAAAAAACTTAGAGATTGCCGTTTGCATTACAATACAAATAAAGAAGGGGCAAACGAAACGATGTTGTTTATTACAGAGGGAGACTCAGCAAGTGGATCGATTACCAAAGCTAGAGATGTAAAAACTCAGGCTGTTTTTAGTTTGCGTGGAAAACCTTTGAATTGTTATAATCTTACTAAGAAAGTGGTTTATGAAAACGAAGAATTTAATTTGCTGCAACATGCTTTGAACATTGAAGATGGCTTGGATGATTTGAGATACAACAAAGTAATTATTGCTACCGATGCCGACGTTGATGGTATGCATATTCGTCTATTGTTATTGACCTTCTTTTTGCAATTTTTCCCAGAGTTAGTGATTCGTGGACATTTGTATATCCTAGAGACGCCTCTCTTTCGAGTAAGAAATAAAAAGAAAACATTCTATTGTTATAGCGAAGAAGAAAAGCAGGAGGCAATGAATAAGTTAGGAAAAACAGCTGAGGTGACTCGATTTAAAGGTCTAGGAGAGATTTCACCAAGCGAATTCGGACAATTTATTGGCGAAGATATTCATTTAGAGCCTGTACAAATGAGCCCATCTGCCGATATTGATAAACTATTGTCTTATTATATGGGCAAAAATACTGCCGATCGCCAACAAAATATTATACAAAATTTACGTATTGAACAAGATGTC
It includes:
- a CDS encoding DNA topoisomerase IV subunit B produces the protein MATAKYTEDNIRSLDWKEHIRLRPGMYIGKLGNGTAPDDGIYILFKEVIDNSIDEYMMGAGKKIEIKLTDDGMMTLRDYGRGIPLGKVVDCVSKINTGGKYDSNAFQKAVGLNGVGTKAVNALSTYFKVCSYRDGKMKTAIFEQGVLKEDKKLVKTEEPNGTYIEFRPDNSIFKNYKFNRQYIEDRIWDYAYLNAGLRLTFNSKSFVSKNGLLDLLTKRVDIEKIRYPIIHLKGDDIEIAMTHGQHYGEQYNSFVNGQNTTQGGTHLNAFRAALVKTVRDFYGKNYDAADIRSAIVAAISVRVQEPIFESQTKTKLGSINVGPQGPSLNVFVGDFIKEKLDNFLHKNPEVATALQKRIVQSERERKEIAGIKKLANTRAKKANLHNKKLRDCRLHYNTNKEGANETMLFITEGDSASGSITKARDVKTQAVFSLRGKPLNCYNLTKKVVYENEEFNLLQHALNIEDGLDDLRYNKVIIATDADVDGMHIRLLLLTFFLQFFPELVIRGHLYILETPLFRVRNKKKTFYCYSEEEKQEAMNKLGKTAEVTRFKGLGEISPSEFGQFIGEDIHLEPVQMSPSADIDKLLSYYMGKNTADRQQNIIQNLRIEQDVVTVD